The Lactuca sativa cultivar Salinas chromosome 2, Lsat_Salinas_v11, whole genome shotgun sequence genome includes a window with the following:
- the LOC111909120 gene encoding probable carboxylesterase 18, with protein sequence MSMEATAKPQQPSLSLPWKTRIILSALAAITDASCRKNGTVNRRILSLVDFRCPPTSKSVNGVATHDVVVDEARNLWFRVYVPTQHAGENLPVMMFFHGGGFVLLSPDDPPYDAVCRRFARKVPCVVVSVNYRLAPEHRYPAQHDDCFDVLKFLDDEENRSKSLPENANLLRCFLAGDSAGANLAHHVAQRACEFKFERLKVTGVVAIQPFFGGEERTDSETRLAGTPLVSLKRTDWMWKAFLPEGEGFNRDHPIINVSGPKAVDLSEIKLPPVMVVVAGFDVLRDWQIRYYEWLKKSGKEVCIFEYPNMCHAFYIFPELPESGQLIDKVKDFIHKISSDVATL encoded by the exons ATGTCAATGGAGGCCACCGCTAAACCTCAACAGCCGTCACTCTCCTTACCATGGAAAACCCGCATTATTCTTTCCGCTCTCGCCGCTATCACCGACGCTTCTTGCCGGAAAAACGGCACAGTCAACCGTCGTATTCTCAGTTTAGTCGACTTCCGTTGCCCGCCGACGTCAAAATCAGTCAACGGCGTAGCGACACACGACGTGGTTGTAGATGAGGCTCGTAATCTCTGGTTCCGAGTCTACGTACCTACACAACACGCCGGTGAAAATCTCCCGGTGATGATGTTCTTTCATGGAGGCGGATTTGTCTTACTCTCCCCCGATGATCCTCCTTATGATGCTGTGTGCCGCCGCTTTGCAAGAAAAGTGCCGTGCGTCGTTGTTTCTGTGAACTATCGGCTTGCCCCTGAGCATCGGTATCCGGCGCAACATGATGATTGCTTCGATGTGCTGAAGTTCCTTGATGATGAAGAGAATAGGTCTAAATCATTGCCGGAAAATGCAAATCTGTTGCGTTGCTTTCTTGCTGGAGATAGCGCCGGTGCAAACCTAGCTCATCATGTTGCTCAACGAGCCTGTGAATTCAAATTCGAACGACTCAAG GTCACCGGAGTTGTAGCGATTCAACCATTCTTTGGCGGCGAGGAGCGGACTGATTCTGAGACCCGCCTCGCCGGAACACCATTAGTTTCTTTAAAACGAACAGATTGGATGTGGAAGGCATTTTTGCCAGAAGGGGAAGGATTCAATCGGGACCACCCAATCATCAACGTTAGCGGCCCAAAGGCGGTGGACTTATCGGAAATAAAACTGCCGCCAgtcatggtggtggtggcgggatTCGACGTCTTACGTGACTGGCAAATTAGGTACTATGAGTGGCTGAAAAAGTCAGGGAAAGAAGTTTGCATTTTTGAGTACCCAAACATGTGCCATGCTTTCTATATCTTTCCGGAATTGCCTGAATCTGGCCAACTTATTGACAAAGTGAAAGACTTTATTCATAAGATATCGAGTGATGTTGCCACTTTGTAA
- the LOC111909103 gene encoding uncharacterized protein LOC111909103, protein MEIARKHVDSEDKVHCPCVKCVNMYRQLLSTVYAHIHDRGFLKSYTIWIYHGEKHSVSDLGYNSTPINIPTNNEMFDVIDDVMAEQNTNEENTDDEGRGMDPEFDALFEELNTKLHPDCKMSSLNFLAKLLHIKVINKWTNSSFDKLLELLRVAFPKSKIPTSHYEAKKKLRKIGLGYESIHACKYDCALFWKENDSMQNFPICNESRWVDTTTKGKRVPQKVLRYFPLTPRFRRMYSSRFTAKDMIWHNTGRSTNDMMYHPVDGNSWQEFDKRYPEFAKEPRNVRLGLAADGFNPFGNFNNNYSIWPVILTIYNTPPWICMKESSFMLTLLIPGPRSPAKDIDVYLRPLVDELKMLWVEGVQMRDAYTNTVFNMRAMLLWTINDFPARSSLSGWSGQGF, encoded by the coding sequence ATggagattgctaggaaacatgttgACTCTGAAGACAAAGTGCATTGTCCGTGCGTAAAGTGTGTGAATATGTATCGACAGTTGTTGAGTACGGTTTATGCCCATATACATGACCGTGGGTTTCTAAAATCGTATACTATATGGATTTATCATGGTGAGAAGCATTCTGTTTCGGATTTGGGCTACAATTCGACTCCAATAAACATTCCAACAAATAATGAGATGTTTGATGTAATTGATGATGTTATGGCGGAACAAAATACAAATGAAGAAAATACAGATGATGAAGGACGAGGCATGGACCCAGAATTTGATGCTTTATTTGAGGAGCTCAATACCAAGTTACACCCTGATTGTAAGATGTCTTCTTTAAACTTTTTAGCAAAGTTGTTGCATATTAAAGTGATCAATAAATGGACAAATAGTTCATTTGACAAACTTTTAGAGTTGCTAAGAGTTGCTTTCCCGAAGAGCAAGATTCCAACTTCACACTATGAAGCTAAGAAAAAATTGAGAAAGATAGGGTTAGGATATGAGTCCATCCATGCTTGCAAATATGACTGTGCTTTGTTTTGGAAGGAGAATGATTCCATGCAGAATTTCCCGATTTGTAATGAGAGTAGATGGGTGGACACAACCACAAAGGGGAAGCGAGTACCACAAAAAGTGTTGCGGTACTTTCCTTTGACTCCAAGATTTCGGCGGATGTATAGTTCCAGATTCACAGCTAAAGATATGATTTGGCATAATACTGGAAGATCAACGAATGATATGATGTATCATCCAGTAGATGGGAATtcatggcaagaatttgataagaGATATCCAGAGTTTGCCAAAGAACCTAGAAATGTTCGTCTAGGTTTAGCTGCTGATGGCTTTAATCCATTCGGCAACTTTAATAACAATTATAGTATTTGGCCGGTTATATTGACTATCTACAATACACCACCATGGATATGTATGAAAGAGTCTTCTTTCATGCTAACTTTGCTGATTCCTGGTCCTAGATCACCCGCAAAGGACATTGATGTTTACTTGAGGCCTTTGGTGGATGAGTTGAAAATGTTGTGGGTCGAAGGAGTCCAAATGAGAGATGCATACACCAACACTGTATTCAATATGCGTGCGATGTTGTTATGGACTATCAATGATTTCCCAGCACGTAGCAGTCTGTCTGGATGGAGTGGTCAAGGTTTTTAG